Proteins co-encoded in one Arachis stenosperma cultivar V10309 chromosome 7, arast.V10309.gnm1.PFL2, whole genome shotgun sequence genomic window:
- the LOC130941506 gene encoding auxin-responsive protein SAUR71-like: MKQLIRRLSRVADSSQYTLLRSDSVAAARRHRRRCGDSFRHKMRRSPVPEGHVPVYVGDEMERFAVSAELLNHPIFVKLLNESAQEYGYDQQGVIRLPCHVIVFERVLEALTRGRDTRHLLDLLNYSPEELTH; the protein is encoded by the coding sequence ATGAAGCAGTTGATCCGAAGACTCTCACGCGTCGCCGACTCTTCTCAGTACACGCTCCTCCGCTCCGACTCCGTTGCGGCGGCAAGGCGACACCGGCGCCGCTGCGGCGACTCCTTCCGCCACAAGATGCGGCGCTCTCCGGTGCCGGAGGGACACGTTCCTGTTTACGTCGGCGACGAGATGGAGCGGTTTGCGGTGAGTGCGGAGCTTCTGAATCATCCAATCTTCGTGAAGCTTCTGAACGAGTCGGCTCAGGAGTACGGTTACGACCAGCAAGGTGTTATCCGGCTTCCGTGCCACGTCATAGTCTTTGAGCGCGTGCTTGAAGCACTCACGCGGGGACGTGACACGCGCCACCTCCTCGACCTCCTCAACTACTCCCCTGAAGAGTTGACACACTAA